The following nucleotide sequence is from Oscillospiraceae bacterium.
AGAGCAAGTCCAAATTGTATATATTGCCGCCGACATTCAGGGGGTACTCCTGGTCGATAAAGATGAAATCCTTGCCAAGCTCTAAGATAAATTCCTTCATATGGTCGATGATTCCGGTCTTGAGTTTTTTCTCGGAGTGCTTCACGGGAAGCCCAAGAAAATCGACAAAAACGGTGTCCTTGAACAAGGCCGGAGACTGCGGGTATAGCTCCATCAACCCTTTCGAGAGGTTGTGGCCGTCGCCCGACAACACCGCGAACACGTCGGTTTTCAAGCAACGCTGCAATTCCTTGATTGTGAGGCGCTCCCTATAGGCGTACAGCACATAAAAGACCCGTTCCTCAATGGTTTTGCAGCGGTTGATAATCTCGATGTGATTTGTAAATGATGTCAAATTTAGGAAATAAGGCAGTTGTGCAGTTGCAGATTGGACAGTTCCTTTGTCTTTTAATTGTCCAGTTTCCAACTGGACAATTTCGTTGTTGAAATTGTTTAGATTGAATTTTTCGACATAATCAGCAAAGTCTGATGAGGTGTAGCTGTCGTACAGAGCAACCATATTATAGATGTTTGCGCGACTGTAGCCGCGCAAAGAGGGGTCACGCGTCCTCAGATACTCGGCAAACTCCGTGACCGTTTTAGAACCCCACACCTCTGCTGTCAGCCGCCGCGACACATACGCGCCGATTTCCCAGGCATTCATTATCTGCTCGTTGTTCACGGCTTGTGAGGCGCGCTCACGCCGGGCGGCAATCAGCGAAAACAACTGCTGAAATTCCTTATCGCGCTGCTCCGGGCTGTTATATTCCGTTATGTCAGTCGTCATTGTTCTCGCCATCCTGTTCGTCGTCAATTTTTTCGCTCTCAGCCATTCGAATGAAATTTTGCCGAGACGTTTCAATGTCAATAGCCATGAAAAAGCCTCCTTTGTTTTTGTTAATATTTCTTGCGCTCCTTACTTGGCTCATCCTTCACCGTTCCCCCTTATCAGCACTCGCGTATTTGGCGATAATCCCATCCATATCCGCCACATTGTATAAACCGTTCTCATGATTCTATATGGGGCGTTTCTTCTCTCCACACCTGCTCTTGCTTATTCTACTCTCCCCAGCATAGCTGGGGATTAGACTGTAATTATTTTCATATTTCTGTATGCGAGTCCGCCGCGGTGGACTGTCCGGATGTCTTTAGTATATCGTGCGGCACGCAGGTTTGCAAGAGGGAGTTGTGTCGGGCACTTTGATTGTATCCTTCGCGGAAATATGATATAATAGATAACAATACGGCGCGGGGAGTGAAACGCGATGGGCGATAATTATGAGCTTCGGTTGTACGACGCGCCGCTGTTCTCGTTTGAATTGTCAAGCGCGGCGGTCGGCTATTCGGTGAAAATAACGACTGTCGGTGAACCGCGCAACCTGTTGCCTCTCGATATGGAGCTCACGGGCGAAGGCGTTCTGAAATGGCTGAACCGGCGCACAATCCCAAAGAACCGCGCCTATGTCCACAACATTCTAAACACGATGGGCCTGTCTCTGCGCGACGTGAAAGGGATTATCGACGTTTGCAAAGGGCTTTCTCTGAACGACAGCTACTGGGTCGTGCCCGCCGGATTTGACAGAAAATACGCTGAATACAATCTTTATGAAAACCGTTTTTCGGAAGTGCTCGCCCTGACCGCGCTCACCGGCGAAAGCCTCGGTGAAGAAAAAGCGCGGATGATTCGTACCTCGCCGGAATTCACGACCGCCGGTATGCTGCCGAAAGCGTGGCGGTACCGGAACGGCAGGATTATTCTGTTCAAGGGCGGCGTCTGGCGGCAGTACGCCTCGGCTCTCGACCCTCTGGAGCCGTACAGCGAATATTACGCCGCGCAAATCGCGGACGCGATGGGGCTGTCCCCCGTGAAATACGGGCTGTCCCGCTGGAAAGGCGTACTTGGCTGCACCTGCGAGCTGTTTACCGACATCAACACGGCGTATATCCCGATGGCTTCCGTCGTCAGACGTCAACATCACGACAAGGATACAGACTCTTCGCGATACTATTCGATTTGCGGCGAATGGTTTAGGGCGTTTGACCGTGAAAACGGCACATGTCTGTTTGACTATTTTGCGTCAACGCTTGTTTTTGACAGCCTGATTTTAAACGAAGACAGGCATCTCGGCAACTTCGGCGTCCTGCGCGACAATCACAGCGGCGAAATCGTCGGGAACGCCCCGATTTTCGACAACGGCGTAAGCCTGTTCAATTACTCATCGATTCAGGAACTGCGTAAACTCGATACGCACAGACAAGCCTACGCGAACTACTTTGGGCAGCCGTTCGATTCACAGGCAAGGGAGTTCGGAGGAGATTTGCAAAGAGAGCAGCTTTCCCGCCTTTCGGACTTCAAATTCAAGAGACATAGCCGCTACAACTGGGACGCCGAGCGCATGGAGATCATACAGACATACATCCGGCAGCGAGCGGGACAGTTAACAGAAATCCTTGACGGCGGAATTGGCTGCGCAAGTCAGGAATCCTAAAGCTGCCAGCGTAAACATTTTTCGCGACAAAGTGCCCAGTGGGGGCGACGACGAGATTAACGGCCGGCAAATACGGCAAGGCGTGGGTCGCGGGCAACTCGACCTGGCTGTGTACCGTACGCCAAGCCCGAAAAGCTCCCCCGCACGGGGTACTGAGCCGGATAATGGCAGCGGAGGGAGGGCAAACGCTCTCCCTCCGCCCCCGCTATGCGCCGCCAGATTATGGGTTCGGCAGCGCGGTCACTTCCGAAACGGTCAGAATAATCATTTGGCAAGCTCCCGTAGCGCGCCGAGGTTCTCGTCGATCACACTGTCGGCGGCGGCGTCAACCAACTTGCGCCGCATCGTCTGTATCTCGTCGTACTCCGAAAAGCTCGACACCACATAACGCGGCTTGTTGTTTTTCATAATAACGGCCATGCCGCCCTCGTCTACGAGGCGCACAACTCTGGAAAAATTCTGATTCGCCTCGGTCATTGGCACGAGTACGCGAGTATCCACATTCATTAAAATCATCTCCTTCAATCACAGCATAGCAGGAATATAGGATAAAGTCAACCTATATTTCTGTTGTGCTTATCATTCCCTCTCGGCCCGTCACACTATACAACAAACGCCTCGCGAACCCGCCGAAAGATTGACGTACGGCACGCGAGAAAGGACTTGAACAAGCCGCTCACGTATATTCAGCAACCATTGTCAATGCTCCTCCTGCTTCTGTGTGCCAATGA
It contains:
- a CDS encoding type II toxin-antitoxin system prevent-host-death family antitoxin — encoded protein: MNVDTRVLVPMTEANQNFSRVVRLVDEGGMAVIMKNNKPRYVVSSFSEYDEIQTMRRKLVDAAADSVIDENLGALRELAK
- a CDS encoding XRE family transcriptional regulator, with the translated sequence MGDNYELRLYDAPLFSFELSSAAVGYSVKITTVGEPRNLLPLDMELTGEGVLKWLNRRTIPKNRAYVHNILNTMGLSLRDVKGIIDVCKGLSLNDSYWVVPAGFDRKYAEYNLYENRFSEVLALTALTGESLGEEKARMIRTSPEFTTAGMLPKAWRYRNGRIILFKGGVWRQYASALDPLEPYSEYYAAQIADAMGLSPVKYGLSRWKGVLGCTCELFTDINTAYIPMASVVRRQHHDKDTDSSRYYSICGEWFRAFDRENGTCLFDYFASTLVFDSLILNEDRHLGNFGVLRDNHSGEIVGNAPIFDNGVSLFNYSSIQELRKLDTHRQAYANYFGQPFDSQAREFGGDLQREQLSRLSDFKFKRHSRYNWDAERMEIIQTYIRQRAGQLTEILDGGIGCASQES
- a CDS encoding PDDEXK nuclease domain-containing protein — encoded protein: MTTDITEYNSPEQRDKEFQQLFSLIAARRERASQAVNNEQIMNAWEIGAYVSRRLTAEVWGSKTVTEFAEYLRTRDPSLRGYSRANIYNMVALYDSYTSSDFADYVEKFNLNNFNNEIVQLETGQLKDKGTVQSATAQLPYFLNLTSFTNHIEIINRCKTIEERVFYVLYAYRERLTIKELQRCLKTDVFAVLSGDGHNLSKGLMELYPQSPALFKDTVFVDFLGLPVKHSEKKLKTGIIDHMKEFILELGKDFIFIDQEYPLNVGGNIYNLDLLFFHRALQCLVAVELKAKDFKPSDMGQLVFYLEALDRDVKRSNENPSIGILLCRGANRSVVEYALSRSLSPTMIAEYKRLLLPKEVLRKSLDEFAAFFCAGKEDGDNAD